Genomic window (Vicia villosa cultivar HV-30 ecotype Madison, WI unplaced genomic scaffold, Vvil1.0 ctg.002224F_1_1, whole genome shotgun sequence):
cAATTCTCACGTTCTCAAAGATTACAAACATGTGTTCCCACACTTCCCAAACTAGTACACAGCACATTTAATCCATCTCTATAAAACTAAACACATCCTCTATCATTTTTTCATCACAAACATGACAAAATCAGAACCAATTTGTTCtctatccttttttctttctacACCATTTTTCCTTCTCTGTCTTTTTTTCTCTTCATCCTTAGCAGCACCACCAAAAACAGAATCTTTGTACACAACTTTCCTTAACTgcctcaaacaaaacaacacagatcCATCTATCTCCAACATAGTTTTCCCTCAAACAAACCCTTCATTTTCCACTGTCCTTCAAAACTACATCCGTAACGCACGTTTCAACACATCCTCAACTTCCAAACCATTAATCATTGTTACTCCCAAACAACCCTCACATGTTCAATCCACTGTTATCTGCGCCAAAACAGTCAACATTCAAGTCAAAATCAGAAGTGGTGGACATGACTATGAGGGTATTTCTTACATAAATCCATCACCCTTTATCATCCTTGATATGTTCAATCTAAGAACAATCAATGTTGATGTAAAAAACGAAGTTGCTTATGTTCAAGCTGGTGCTACTCTTGGTGAAGTTTATTACAGAATTTACGAAAAGAGTAAAGTTCATGGCTTTCCTGCTGGTGTGTGCCCAACTGTTGGTGTTGGTGGTCACATCAGTGGTGGAGGATATGGTACAATGTTGAGAAAATATGGTCTTTCTACTGATAATATCATTGATGCTGAAATTGTTGATGTTAAAGGAAGACTTTTGAATAGGAAAACAATGGGAGAAGATCTCTTTTGGGCTATTCGAGGTGGCGGTGGTGCTagttttggtgttgttttatctTATACTGTTAAATTAGTAGCGGTTCCTGAAACCGTTACTGTTTTCCGTATTGAGAAAACATTGGAACAAAATGCTACTGATCTCGTTGTTCAATGGCAACAAGTAGCTCCAACTACTGATAACAGGCTTTTCATGAGACTTCTTTTGCAGCCTATAAGTTCTAAAACTGTCAAAAGAGGAAAAACTGTTAGAGCTTCTGTAGTTGCTTTGTTTCTCGGAGGCGCGAAGGAGGTGATACCGATTTTAAGGAAGGAATTTCCACATTTGGGTTTGAAGAAAGAGGATTGTCTTGAATTGACCTGGATTAATTCTGTTATTTGGTACAACAGTCAACTGGATTTTAAAAATGGCGCGAAACCGGAGAGTCTTTTGGATAGGAATGTTAATTCGGCCCATTACGGTAAGAGAAAATCTGATTATGCTCAGAAGCCTATTccaagagatgctttggagttgaTATGGAAAAAGATGATTGAATTGGGAAAAGTTGGGTTTGTTTTTAATCCTTATGGTGGAAAAGTAGCTGAGATTCCGGTTGATGCAACGCCTTTTCCTCACCGCGGGAATCTGTTCAAAATTCAGTATTCAGTGAATTGGAATGATCCATCACCTGCTGTTACATTGAATTATTTGAATCAAGCTAAGAGTCTTTATAGTTTCATGACACCTTATGTGACCAAGAATCCTAGAAGTGCTTATATAAACTATAGAGACCTTGATATTGGGATTAATAGTTTTGGTAAGAATAGTTATGAAGAAGGTAAAGTTTATGGTGCTAAGTATTTTAACAACAATTTTGATAGGT
Coding sequences:
- the LOC131638228 gene encoding berberine bridge enzyme-like 21, which translates into the protein MTKSEPICSLSFFLSTPFFLLCLFFSSSLAAPPKTESLYTTFLNCLKQNNTDPSISNIVFPQTNPSFSTVLQNYIRNARFNTSSTSKPLIIVTPKQPSHVQSTVICAKTVNIQVKIRSGGHDYEGISYINPSPFIILDMFNLRTINVDVKNEVAYVQAGATLGEVYYRIYEKSKVHGFPAGVCPTVGVGGHISGGGYGTMLRKYGLSTDNIIDAEIVDVKGRLLNRKTMGEDLFWAIRGGGGASFGVVLSYTVKLVAVPETVTVFRIEKTLEQNATDLVVQWQQVAPTTDNRLFMRLLLQPISSKTVKRGKTVRASVVALFLGGAKEVIPILRKEFPHLGLKKEDCLELTWINSVIWYNSQLDFKNGAKPESLLDRNVNSAHYGKRKSDYAQKPIPRDALELIWKKMIELGKVGFVFNPYGGKVAEIPVDATPFPHRGNLFKIQYSVNWNDPSPAVTLNYLNQAKSLYSFMTPYVTKNPRSAYINYRDLDIGINSFGKNSYEEGKVYGAKYFNNNFDRLVKIKTAVDPGNFFRNEQSIPVLIGKF